From the Burkholderia mayonis genome, one window contains:
- a CDS encoding DUF4145 domain-containing protein, whose amino-acid sequence MPDKSNDRPDWIWDLSSIDPQLATILTQTYDAKSTGALILAAVGLRTALDRATEFLKIDPGLSLEKKVDVLKSNGFIGETEAIVLATVANAGNAAAHRGWSPNEPEFRELLTALEQFVARTVVSGKSVYEIAKRIPPRHPRPGKALPE is encoded by the coding sequence ATGCCCGACAAAAGCAACGACCGGCCAGACTGGATTTGGGATTTATCAAGCATAGACCCACAGCTCGCCACGATTTTGACGCAAACTTACGACGCGAAATCAACAGGGGCGCTGATTCTGGCTGCGGTAGGGCTAAGGACCGCGCTTGATCGAGCGACAGAGTTTCTAAAGATCGACCCGGGCTTGTCGCTGGAAAAGAAGGTCGACGTTCTGAAGAGCAACGGTTTCATTGGCGAGACTGAGGCGATTGTGCTGGCCACCGTAGCGAACGCTGGAAATGCGGCAGCTCATCGCGGCTGGTCGCCGAATGAACCCGAGTTCCGCGAATTGCTCACCGCGCTGGAGCAATTTGTCGCCCGGACGGTGGTGAGCGGAAAATCAGTCTATGAGATCGCGAAGCGCATTCCGCCGCGGCATCCGCGCCCCGGGAAGGCTCTGCCGGAATAG
- a CDS encoding 2-keto-4-pentenoate hydratase translates to MTNTLERVDGAARHLVAARRTGVAGALLPDACRPDDIETALAIQSRVAEWLGEPVGGWKCALPPPGRVVVAPILSSTIHMFPTSAGPFRVVADTPTVRIEPEIAFVLDRDLPPRGRPYDEDEVRGAIREVRLAIEVLGCRYADPSHATVFELLADGQFNQGLCVGPAVSDGLHAALDVIALEFRGGLNWSIDGRHPDGHPFKPLLWLVNFLAARGESVRADQVVTTGSYAGAIDVPLGQELTVRFGQLGNLSVALVA, encoded by the coding sequence ATGACAAACACTCTCGAACGCGTGGATGGCGCCGCGCGACATCTGGTTGCGGCCCGTCGCACCGGCGTCGCCGGCGCGCTTCTGCCGGACGCCTGCCGGCCCGACGACATCGAAACGGCCCTCGCGATCCAGAGCCGCGTCGCTGAATGGCTGGGCGAGCCGGTGGGTGGATGGAAATGCGCGCTGCCGCCACCGGGGCGCGTCGTGGTCGCGCCGATCTTGTCGTCGACGATCCACATGTTTCCCACGTCGGCCGGCCCGTTCCGGGTCGTCGCCGATACGCCGACCGTCCGGATCGAACCGGAAATCGCCTTCGTGCTCGACCGCGATTTGCCGCCCCGCGGCAGGCCGTACGACGAGGACGAGGTGCGCGGCGCGATTCGCGAGGTACGTCTCGCAATCGAAGTGCTCGGCTGCCGCTATGCGGATCCGTCGCACGCGACCGTGTTTGAATTGCTCGCGGACGGCCAGTTCAACCAGGGTTTGTGTGTCGGGCCAGCCGTATCCGACGGTCTGCACGCCGCGCTCGACGTCATTGCGCTCGAATTTCGAGGCGGGCTGAACTGGTCGATCGATGGCCGCCATCCGGACGGACATCCGTTCAAGCCGCTGCTGTGGCTCGTCAATTTTCTCGCCGCGCGCGGCGAATCCGTTCGGGCGGACCAGGTCGTGACGACCGGATCGTATGCCGGGGCGATTGACGTGCCGCTTGGCCAGGAGCTGACGGTGCGATTCGGCCAACTCGGCAACCTGTCGGTGGCGCTGGTCGCCTGA
- a CDS encoding Hsp70 family protein, translating to MSEPRYSIGIDLGTTHCALSYVDLAASDGEKTSLRVLPVAQLTAPGAIESSDLLPSFLYLPHPNELALGDLALPWAAERDFAVGELARSRGAGTPIRLVSSAKSWLCHPGVDRRAGILPSDAPPEVARVSPLESSVRYLTHLREAWNHAHPDAPFDQQDITVTIPASFDPAARELTAEAAQAAGYARMTLLEEPQAALYSWIEKSSGAWRKEVKVGDIILVVDVGGGTTDLSLIAVVERDGNLELHRVAVGEHILLGGDNMDLALAHVVARKLAGQGTQADPWQLRALTYACRSAKETLLSDPATDAVPLVVPSRGSKLIGGSIRTELTRAELTQTILEGFFPQVDASTRPVSRTRAGLTQLGLPYAQDAGITRHLAAFLGRQVAALAELDGLQHAQDGAASFLHPTAVLFNGGVFKSPLLVERILDTLNGWLAADGAAAARLLGGADLDLAVARGAAYYGYVKRGKGVRIRGGTARAYYIAIESAMPAVPGLEPPIQALCVAPFGMEEGTDAALPHQEFGLVVGEPVHFRFFGSSVRRQDQVGTLLDFWSPDELQELEEIEATLPPEGRTPGEIVPVKLHARVTEAGTLELEALQSGTNERWKVEFDVRGSANA from the coding sequence ATGAGCGAGCCGCGCTATTCGATCGGCATCGATCTGGGCACCACGCATTGCGCATTGTCGTACGTGGATCTCGCGGCCAGCGACGGCGAGAAAACGAGCCTCCGCGTGCTGCCGGTCGCGCAGCTCACCGCGCCAGGCGCGATCGAATCGTCCGATCTGCTGCCGTCCTTTCTCTACCTGCCGCACCCGAACGAACTCGCGCTGGGCGATCTCGCGTTGCCGTGGGCGGCCGAGCGCGATTTCGCGGTCGGCGAACTGGCGCGCAGCCGCGGCGCGGGCACGCCGATTCGTCTGGTGTCGAGCGCGAAGAGCTGGCTGTGCCATCCGGGCGTGGACCGTCGCGCCGGCATCCTGCCGAGCGACGCGCCGCCGGAAGTCGCGCGCGTGTCGCCGCTCGAAAGCTCGGTGCGCTATCTGACCCACCTGCGCGAAGCATGGAACCACGCGCATCCTGACGCGCCGTTCGATCAGCAGGACATCACCGTCACGATTCCCGCTTCGTTCGATCCGGCCGCGCGCGAATTGACGGCCGAGGCCGCGCAGGCGGCTGGCTACGCGCGCATGACGCTGCTCGAGGAGCCGCAGGCGGCGCTCTATAGCTGGATCGAGAAAAGCAGCGGCGCGTGGCGCAAGGAGGTGAAGGTCGGCGACATTATCCTGGTCGTCGACGTCGGCGGCGGGACGACCGACCTGTCGCTGATCGCGGTCGTCGAACGCGACGGCAACCTCGAGCTGCATCGCGTCGCGGTCGGCGAGCACATCCTGCTCGGCGGCGACAACATGGACCTGGCGCTCGCCCACGTCGTCGCGCGCAAGCTCGCCGGGCAAGGCACGCAGGCGGATCCGTGGCAGTTGCGCGCCCTCACCTACGCGTGCCGCAGCGCGAAGGAAACGCTGCTGAGCGATCCGGCGACGGATGCGGTGCCGCTCGTCGTGCCGAGCCGCGGCTCGAAGCTGATCGGCGGCTCGATCCGCACCGAGCTGACTCGCGCCGAACTGACGCAAACGATCCTCGAAGGCTTCTTTCCGCAAGTCGACGCGTCGACGCGGCCCGTGAGCCGCACGCGCGCCGGCCTGACGCAGCTCGGCCTGCCCTATGCGCAGGACGCCGGCATCACGCGGCATCTCGCGGCCTTCCTCGGCCGGCAGGTCGCCGCGCTCGCGGAGCTCGACGGACTGCAGCACGCGCAAGACGGCGCGGCGAGCTTCCTGCATCCGACCGCGGTGCTGTTCAACGGCGGCGTATTCAAGTCGCCGCTGCTCGTCGAGCGCATTCTCGACACGCTGAATGGCTGGCTCGCCGCCGACGGCGCGGCGGCGGCCCGTCTGTTGGGCGGCGCGGATCTCGACCTCGCGGTGGCCCGCGGCGCCGCGTATTACGGCTACGTGAAGCGCGGCAAGGGCGTGCGCATTCGCGGCGGCACGGCCCGCGCGTATTACATCGCGATCGAATCGGCGATGCCGGCCGTGCCGGGCCTCGAGCCGCCGATCCAGGCGCTGTGCGTCGCGCCGTTCGGCATGGAGGAAGGCACGGACGCCGCCTTGCCGCACCAGGAATTCGGCCTCGTGGTCGGCGAGCCGGTGCACTTCCGCTTCTTCGGTTCGTCGGTGCGCCGCCAGGATCAGGTCGGCACGCTGCTCGACTTCTGGTCGCCGGACGAATTGCAGGAGCTCGAGGAGATCGAGGCCACGCTGCCGCCCGAGGGGCGCACGCCCGGTGAAATCGTGCCGGTGAAGCTGCACGCGCGCGTCACGGAGGCCGGCACGCTGGAACTCGAGGCGTTGCAAAGCGGCACGAACGAGCGCTGGAAGGTGGAGTTCGACGTGCGCGGCAGCGCGAATGCCTGA
- a CDS encoding FitA-like ribbon-helix-helix domain-containing protein has product MANLVVRNLDDALVQSLKERAAAHGRSAEAEHREILAKALRRPQRKTFAEVLMAMPNVGDDADFVRVEDGEAGHVFG; this is encoded by the coding sequence ATGGCAAATCTTGTGGTGAGGAATTTGGATGACGCGCTTGTCCAGAGCCTGAAAGAGCGCGCGGCGGCGCACGGCCGGAGCGCGGAAGCCGAGCATCGCGAGATTCTTGCGAAGGCCCTGCGCCGGCCGCAACGCAAGACCTTCGCGGAAGTGCTGATGGCGATGCCGAATGTGGGTGATGACGCCGATTTCGTGCGAGTGGAAGACGGCGAGGCAGGGCATGTATTTGGTTGA
- a CDS encoding type II toxin-antitoxin system VapC family toxin encodes MYLVDTNVISEIRKQGRANKGVLGFFHAATRDDIDLYLSVVTVGELRRGVELIRHRGDEPQATRLEKWLNTVLQEFGQNILPVDEEIGQVWGRLRVPQPEHALDKLIAATALIHDLTVVTRNVDDFAGTGARVLNPFQ; translated from the coding sequence ATGTATTTGGTTGACACCAACGTCATCAGCGAGATTCGCAAACAAGGTCGGGCAAACAAGGGCGTGTTGGGTTTCTTCCATGCAGCGACGCGTGACGATATCGACCTGTACCTGTCCGTTGTGACGGTCGGTGAGTTGCGGCGAGGCGTCGAACTGATTCGACATCGAGGGGATGAACCGCAGGCAACGCGCCTCGAAAAGTGGCTGAACACGGTGTTGCAAGAGTTCGGACAAAACATCCTGCCGGTTGATGAAGAGATTGGTCAGGTGTGGGGGCGTCTGCGAGTACCGCAGCCGGAGCACGCACTGGACAAGTTGATTGCGGCAACCGCGTTGATCCATGACCTGACGGTCGTTACGCGCAACGTCGACGACTTTGCAGGAACAGGCGCTCGCGTCTTGAACCCCTTCCAATAG
- a CDS encoding DUF2760 domain-containing protein encodes MTEPNISFAGRLSLAFGLFFSVLGDRELAIRAHRLREADAPPAPAAAPVAPPQPAAAPAPEIIREASPDAALQLLGLLQRDARLIDFVEEDIAGYADADIGAAARLVHDGCRATLREHFTIRPVRDEAEGTRVTIGEGFDATAIRLTGNVVGKPPFNGSISHRGWRVDAVRLPKLNKGHDATIVAPAEVEL; translated from the coding sequence ATGACCGAACCGAACATTTCATTCGCCGGCAGACTCTCGCTTGCCTTCGGCCTGTTCTTTTCCGTGCTCGGCGACCGCGAACTCGCGATCCGCGCGCATCGGCTGCGTGAAGCCGATGCCCCACCGGCGCCGGCCGCGGCCCCCGTCGCGCCGCCCCAACCCGCCGCGGCGCCCGCGCCCGAAATCATCCGGGAAGCGAGCCCGGACGCCGCGCTCCAGCTGCTCGGGCTGCTCCAGCGCGACGCGCGCTTGATCGATTTCGTCGAAGAAGACATCGCCGGCTATGCCGATGCGGACATCGGCGCCGCCGCGCGCCTCGTGCACGACGGCTGTCGGGCGACGCTGCGCGAGCATTTCACGATCCGTCCCGTGCGCGACGAAGCCGAAGGCACCCGCGTGACGATCGGCGAAGGCTTCGACGCCACCGCTATCCGTCTCACGGGCAACGTCGTCGGCAAGCCGCCGTTCAACGGCAGCATCAGCCATCGGGGCTGGCGCGTCGACGCGGTGCGTCTGCCGAAGCTGAACAAGGGGCACGACGCGACGATCGTCGCGCCGGCCGAGGTGGAGCTATGA
- the istB gene encoding IS21-like element helper ATPase IstB, with translation MNPIPELSPMLKQLRLSGILDSLEQRNRQAIDGKLAYTEFLALLIQDEIARREHKKLSTRLARASFRPGKTLESFDFDRLPKLNRAVIQDLATGRYLQENANVLIAGPTGVGKSHLAQALGHCAARQGHDVLFLTQTKLLNTLHAARAVGNYERRLQQLVRVPLIIVDDFALKPITAPHDEAFHDLVAERYERRGSLVLTSNLDFSEWGDAFPANRMLGAATLDRLRHGAYRIILDGDSYRVPRQLSSAQIDAGIACFRH, from the coding sequence ATGAATCCGATTCCCGAACTGAGCCCGATGCTCAAACAACTGCGCCTGTCCGGCATCCTCGACTCGCTCGAGCAACGTAACCGCCAAGCCATCGACGGCAAGCTCGCCTACACCGAGTTTCTCGCGCTGCTAATCCAGGACGAGATCGCCCGGCGTGAGCACAAGAAGCTGAGCACGCGGCTGGCGCGCGCGAGCTTCCGGCCCGGCAAGACGCTCGAGTCGTTCGACTTCGATCGGCTGCCCAAACTGAACCGCGCCGTCATCCAGGACCTGGCCACCGGCCGTTACCTACAGGAGAACGCCAACGTGCTGATCGCCGGCCCCACCGGCGTCGGCAAGTCGCATCTGGCGCAGGCGCTGGGCCACTGCGCCGCGCGTCAGGGGCACGACGTGCTGTTCCTCACGCAAACCAAGCTGCTCAACACGCTGCATGCCGCGCGCGCCGTCGGCAACTACGAGCGCCGGCTGCAGCAACTGGTGCGCGTGCCGCTGATCATCGTCGACGACTTCGCCCTCAAACCCATCACGGCGCCGCATGACGAAGCGTTCCACGACCTCGTCGCCGAGCGTTATGAGCGCCGCGGTTCACTGGTCTTGACGAGCAATCTGGACTTCAGCGAATGGGGCGACGCGTTCCCGGCCAACCGCATGCTCGGCGCCGCCACCCTCGACCGGCTGCGCCACGGCGCCTACCGGATCATCCTCGACGGCGACAGTTATCGAGTGCCCAGACAGTTATCGAGTGCCCAAATCGATGCCGGAATCGCCTGTTTCAGGCATTGA
- a CDS encoding H-NS family nucleoid-associated regulatory protein: MATYEELKAQLDALNKEAEVAREREISAVLSEIRGAVLKYEIRPDQIFPQWTRLRSPDKRRGPLPPKYRNPMTGETWSGRGRCPKWMAGLPRDEFLVDRFA; encoded by the coding sequence GTGGCAACTTACGAAGAACTGAAAGCTCAACTCGATGCACTCAATAAGGAGGCCGAAGTAGCTAGAGAGCGTGAAATCTCTGCGGTACTTTCGGAGATTCGAGGGGCTGTCTTGAAGTACGAAATTCGGCCAGACCAGATCTTTCCGCAATGGACTCGCCTTCGCTCGCCAGACAAGCGGCGTGGCCCACTTCCGCCGAAATATCGGAACCCGATGACGGGCGAAACGTGGAGCGGTCGAGGCCGATGCCCAAAGTGGATGGCTGGCCTGCCGCGCGACGAATTTCTTGTCGATCGATTTGCTTGA
- the istA gene encoding IS21 family transposase yields MFEYRQVLARMRQGDSDRDIARAGLMGRKKLATIRQAALQHDWLTPTRPLPDDAVLAGMFGRNPQLPRTCVSTLEPFRELITQWFHADIQGTTIHSALQRNHGYSGSYSAVRRFLQALVVERGVPATTVLDFAPADAVQIDFGAGPQLLDAAGKPVKTWFFVATLCWSRHQYAELVLDQTVATWLACHRRAFDWWGGVPARTVIDNAKCAITRACMYDPEVQRSYAELAEGYGFKIDACPPRDPQKKGIVESGVKYIKKSFAPLREFRDLADANRQLREWIMSEAGNRLHGTTREQPLARFALERSLLAALPDVPPVLAEWTKVSVHRDCHVQFHKGLYSAPCKLVGQTLWLKATDTTVQLFREHELVAAHPRLHRPGARSTVRDHLPPEAQAWQMHDPQWCLAEAKRIGPACHAVILALFNDQVLVNLRGAQGILRLEAKVGAARLEAACQRAMSFSSPRYRTIKTILDKGLDQLAEPVQPDLIDVADTYARGGRFCRDLPSMMSH; encoded by the coding sequence GTGTTTGAGTACCGCCAAGTCCTCGCGCGCATGCGCCAGGGCGATTCCGATCGCGACATCGCCCGCGCCGGGCTGATGGGCCGCAAGAAGTTAGCGACCATCCGCCAGGCTGCCCTCCAGCACGATTGGCTCACCCCCACCCGGCCACTGCCCGATGACGCCGTGCTGGCCGGCATGTTCGGCCGCAATCCGCAACTGCCGCGCACCTGCGTGTCGACGCTGGAGCCGTTTCGCGAGTTGATCACGCAATGGTTCCACGCCGACATCCAAGGCACCACGATCCACAGCGCGCTGCAGCGCAATCACGGCTACAGCGGCAGCTACTCGGCCGTGCGGCGCTTCCTGCAAGCGCTGGTCGTCGAGCGCGGAGTTCCGGCCACCACGGTGCTCGACTTCGCACCGGCCGACGCCGTGCAGATCGACTTCGGCGCCGGCCCGCAACTGCTCGACGCCGCCGGCAAGCCAGTCAAGACCTGGTTTTTCGTCGCTACGTTGTGCTGGTCACGCCACCAATACGCAGAGCTCGTGCTCGATCAAACGGTAGCGACGTGGCTTGCTTGTCACCGCCGAGCATTCGACTGGTGGGGTGGCGTCCCGGCGCGAACCGTGATCGACAACGCCAAGTGCGCCATCACACGGGCCTGCATGTATGACCCGGAAGTTCAACGCTCCTACGCCGAACTGGCCGAAGGGTATGGCTTCAAGATCGATGCATGCCCGCCGCGTGACCCACAGAAGAAGGGGATCGTCGAATCAGGAGTCAAATACATTAAGAAGTCCTTTGCTCCTTTGCGCGAGTTTCGTGATCTCGCCGATGCCAACCGTCAATTGCGCGAATGGATCATGAGCGAAGCCGGCAATCGCCTACACGGCACGACGCGCGAACAGCCGCTGGCGCGCTTTGCGCTCGAGCGATCGTTACTGGCGGCGTTGCCCGATGTGCCGCCGGTGCTCGCTGAATGGACCAAGGTCAGCGTGCACCGCGACTGCCACGTGCAGTTCCATAAAGGGCTGTACTCGGCGCCGTGCAAGCTCGTGGGCCAGACGTTGTGGCTCAAGGCGACGGACACCACGGTGCAACTGTTTCGTGAGCATGAGCTGGTCGCCGCGCACCCGCGGCTACATCGCCCTGGCGCTCGCTCCACCGTGCGTGATCATCTGCCGCCCGAAGCCCAGGCTTGGCAGATGCATGACCCGCAATGGTGTTTGGCCGAAGCCAAACGCATCGGCCCGGCTTGCCATGCCGTGATCCTCGCGTTGTTCAACGATCAAGTGCTGGTCAACTTGCGGGGCGCGCAGGGCATCTTGCGGCTCGAAGCGAAGGTCGGCGCCGCTCGTCTGGAAGCCGCCTGTCAGCGCGCGATGTCCTTCAGCAGCCCGCGCTACCGCACCATCAAGACGATCCTCGACAAGGGCCTGGATCAACTGGCCGAGCCCGTCCAGCCCGATCTGATCGACGTCGCCGACACCTATGCCCGCGGCGGCCGCTTCTGCCGTGACCTGCCTTCCATGATGAGCCACTGA
- a CDS encoding extracellular solute-binding protein has protein sequence MKFAAPLALAVVFTLQPAHAQEELRFGNWPGYYPLELLKKFKKETGINVTLTAYDSDAAVTTKMKAGGSDYDVVIVSDLYVAMLSKQQLLEKLDKAKLPNSKNIRPDYAHPVGDTNRDYGMPYQVITTGLVYDTSRVPGGVLPDSWKTFFEPPEYLKGKIVALNVQEELYMAASWYLGQDECSENPQDAKRVLSVLLKQKPYLLAYANDGVVERFQSKQVVLNHDWSADAAKYHKVLPMIVFMYPKEGVHEYVDNFVIPAAAKNRTNAYKFIDWMMEPRNIAEASNFNRYHDAIIGSTQFLTAELQKDPTINPPAEFRKRLKPMKICSPAAMSLRDKVWVKLKG, from the coding sequence ATGAAGTTTGCAGCGCCCCTCGCATTGGCTGTCGTCTTTACACTTCAACCCGCCCACGCGCAGGAGGAGCTGCGCTTTGGGAATTGGCCCGGCTATTACCCGCTTGAGCTGTTGAAGAAGTTCAAGAAGGAGACAGGGATCAACGTCACGCTGACCGCGTATGACAGCGACGCGGCCGTTACGACGAAAATGAAGGCGGGCGGAAGCGACTATGACGTCGTGATCGTGTCTGATTTGTACGTCGCAATGCTAAGCAAGCAACAACTGCTCGAGAAGCTCGACAAAGCGAAGTTGCCCAATAGCAAGAACATCCGGCCGGATTACGCTCATCCGGTCGGCGATACGAATCGCGACTATGGGATGCCCTATCAAGTCATCACTACCGGTCTGGTCTACGACACGTCACGCGTGCCAGGCGGGGTATTGCCAGACTCATGGAAAACGTTCTTTGAGCCGCCGGAATACTTGAAGGGCAAGATTGTCGCGCTGAACGTGCAGGAAGAGTTGTATATGGCGGCATCTTGGTATCTCGGCCAAGACGAGTGTTCGGAAAATCCCCAAGATGCAAAACGTGTGCTCAGCGTCCTGTTGAAGCAGAAGCCTTATCTTCTCGCGTATGCGAATGATGGAGTCGTCGAGCGATTCCAATCAAAACAAGTGGTTCTTAATCACGATTGGTCCGCCGACGCCGCGAAGTACCACAAGGTCCTTCCGATGATCGTGTTCATGTACCCGAAAGAAGGCGTGCACGAGTACGTTGATAATTTCGTCATACCAGCGGCGGCAAAGAATCGTACCAACGCATACAAATTCATCGACTGGATGATGGAGCCAAGAAATATCGCTGAGGCGTCAAATTTTAATCGATACCACGATGCGATCATTGGATCGACTCAATTCCTGACTGCTGAACTGCAGAAGGATCCGACCATCAACCCACCGGCGGAATTTAGGAAGCGATTGAAGCCGATGAAGATCTGCTCGCCAGCAGCAATGTCGCTGCGTGACAAAGTGTGGGTGAAACTGAAGGGATGA
- a CDS encoding ProQ/FinO family protein, with protein MGFEQLASLRDQLARDAERERAAKKPRKRDAKQATSPSSTDPVLLTIAKLQKRFPVAFPRNPAPKVPLKVGILEDLINRAQELGSNEAELRDAMKTWCRGNRYWTCLVDGAVRVDLTGGEAGRVSPADAKRARMLKARRPAKAPSQPAKSEQTPQ; from the coding sequence ATGGGCTTTGAGCAACTTGCGTCGTTGCGCGATCAACTTGCGAGAGACGCCGAACGGGAACGCGCGGCGAAGAAACCGCGGAAGCGGGATGCCAAGCAGGCGACTTCGCCGAGCTCGACGGATCCGGTGCTGTTGACGATCGCGAAACTCCAGAAGCGGTTTCCCGTGGCTTTCCCGAGAAATCCGGCGCCCAAGGTTCCGCTCAAGGTTGGCATACTCGAAGACTTGATCAATCGGGCGCAAGAGCTCGGCTCGAACGAGGCGGAGTTGCGGGACGCGATGAAGACCTGGTGCCGCGGGAATCGTTACTGGACGTGCCTCGTCGACGGCGCTGTGCGCGTTGATTTGACGGGCGGCGAAGCGGGGCGGGTGTCGCCGGCCGATGCGAAGCGCGCGCGAATGTTGAAGGCGCGTCGCCCGGCAAAGGCGCCGTCACAACCGGCAAAGTCCGAGCAGACTCCACAATAG
- a CDS encoding H-NS family nucleoid-associated regulatory protein — MTTSKIHSLQKQLGHVNLLLEEARKKEKADVLAAIREQVKQYGITELELLRAAGFVKDKPKKLPAKYYDPSSGKSWTGRGACPKWLEGKNLDDYLIRAAPEPWWPGENP; from the coding sequence GTGACAACCAGCAAAATTCATTCGCTGCAGAAGCAGCTCGGCCACGTCAACTTGCTTCTCGAGGAAGCCCGGAAGAAAGAGAAGGCGGATGTACTGGCCGCCATTCGGGAACAGGTGAAGCAGTACGGCATCACGGAGTTGGAGTTGCTGAGGGCCGCGGGCTTCGTGAAGGACAAGCCGAAGAAGCTGCCGGCCAAATACTACGATCCGTCATCGGGCAAATCGTGGACGGGCCGCGGCGCCTGCCCGAAATGGCTGGAGGGCAAGAATCTGGATGACTATCTGATCCGGGCCGCGCCGGAGCCTTGGTGGCCGGGGGAGAACCCGTAA